GACGCGTTGGCTCGAATAACGCGTCCCGCCCGCGCGGTCGACGCCGCGAGCCACACCGACAGGGAGGGTCCGGATGTGTGCCGTTACGGTCTGCCGATGTGAACTGGTGACGGACGAAGACGTCACGCGGGCGATCGATGACTGGGACGCCCGTACGTTGAATGAGGTGAAGCTTATTACGCGCGCCGGCAAGGGGGCATGCCAGGGTCGCTGTTGTTTCTCCTTGCTGAGAGCGTTTGTGGCCCGACGTCTTGGCATAGAGCCGGCCATGCTCCAGGCTCCTCGTCCACGGCTGCCGGTGCGCCTGGTGCCGATGGTGCGTCTAGCCGGGCCGGCGGAGCGCTGCGAGCATGAGTAGCGTGCGCAACCACGACGTTGTGGTCATCGGCGGCGGCATCATGGGCTGCTCGGCCGCGTATTTTCTGGCCCGAGAGGGCCTGGACGTCGCGCTCGTCGAGCGAGCGGTGCAGGTCGGCACCGAGGCCTCCGGACGGAACGCCGGGGGAATTCGCCAGAATGCCCGGCATCCTGCCGAGGTGCCGTTGGCCATGGCGAGCGTGAAGTGGTGGGAGTTTTTTCGCGACGAGCTTCGCGGCGCGTTTCATTACGAGCAGCACGGCAACCTTTCACTAGCTTGCACGGAAGAGGAGGTTCGCGGCCTTCAACAAGCGGCCGTGCGCCTGCGGAGCATCGGACTCGATGTTCGCCACATCCAGGGCGCGGACTTGAAGGAACTGTGCCCCAATCTTTCAGAGATGGTCCTAGCCGCGAATTATTGTCCGACCGACGGACAGTCGAACCCCATTCTTGCGACGCGATTCATCGCCCGCTGCGCGCGCGATCTCGGCGCAACTATATACCTTGACACGCCGGTCGTCGGGCTCGCCGTGCGCGGCGGGCAGGTCACCGCGGTGCAGACCACTCACGGAACGATCGGCACGGACGCAGTGGTCAACACGGCCGGGCCGTGGGCGAACGAGATTGCCGCGATGATCGGAAGCCGGTTGCCCATCCTGGCTCGCCCGACGCAGGTCGCGGTCACCCTCCCCATGCCCCCGGTGCTCCGCCAGTTCATCAGCGGGAACACGGTTTACATCAGGCCGACGCGGACAGGAAACCTGTTGGTCGGGGGTGGGGGGGCGTGGGACGTACTTGGGTTTACGCGGGAAAACACGTACTCGTCTATCCGCCGCTTCGCCGTGCGGGGCATGCAAGTCTTGCCGGCCTTGAAGCACACGAGCATGCTTCGAGCCTGGGCCGGCATTCTCGCCGTCTCGCCGGACCGCGTCACCATCGTAGACCGCATGCCCGGTGTCGAGAACATGGTCGTCGCGACCGGCTGCACCGGCCACGGCTTTTGTCTGGGTCCCGGCGCGGGGCAGACGCTCGCCGAGATGGTCCAGGGCCGCGCCCCGAGCATCGATATCGAAGGCCTGCGCCTGAGCCGGTTCCCGCCCGGCCTGGACATCAACTCCGTGTATAAGACCGAACCGGAACCGATGTAGCGCGGGAGGGTGAGATCGTGGCGAATGGACGAGTGCTGGACCACCCTCTCCTGGGTCCGTTGCCGGACGTTCCGGCCGTGACATTTTGTTTCAACGGACAGCCTGTCCAGGCACGAGAGGGCGAAACGATCGCAGCCGCCCTCTGGGCGGCCGGCATCAAGACGCTTCGGTACACGGGCTCCGGGAGGGAGCCACGCGGCGTCTATTGCGGCATCGGACACTGCTATGACTGCCGTGTCACCGTGGACGGCGTTCCCGACGTGCGCGCCTGCCTCGAACCCGTGCGCGCGGGGTTGCAGGTCGAAGGCCTATGGGAGCGGCAAGGCCCGTCGGCCGACAAAGTGAGCGACTGATGCAAGTCGACGTAGCGATCATCGGCGCCGGACCGGCGGGGCTCGCAGCGGCCGCCGCGGCAGCCGAGCACGGCCTCAACACGATTATCCTCGATGAAGGCCTCGAGCCCGGCGGACGCCTCTTGAGTCAGGTTCACGAGATCTCGGAAGCGGGCCGTGCAGGCCATGTGTGGAACGGACCTCGGGTGGCCGCGGATCTCGCCGCCGCCGCGAAGAACGCCGGCGCTCAGTTCTGTCTGCGATCGACGGTATGGGGACTGTTCCCGGGATGGCGGATCATGCTCCACGGGCCCGGCCCGGCAGAAATCGAGGCTGCTCGTCTCATCGTGGCGACCGGAGCCATGCAACTGCCCGTCGCGCTTCCGGGATGGACCCTGCCGGGAGTCATGACCGTTGGCGCGGCCCAATCGATGATTAATCACCACCGGGTGCTGCCCGGCAGGCGAGCGGTACTGATCGGCATCGACCTGCTCGCGTTGACCGTTGCCCAGCAACTGACCTCCGTGGGTGTTGAGGTCGCAGGCGTCGTGATGCCGGCTCCTGGGCCGCTTACCGGGCCGCCGGCCGATCTCGGTCGGGTTGTGGACGAGTTGTTGCGATTGGGGGCCTGGGCGCCGGCCGCCGGACTGCGGCTGGCGGGGTGTGTGCTGCAGGGTTTCGCGGCGTCGCATCTTGTCGCCCGTCTCTTTCCTCCTGACGGCGTTAGAGTTTGGGATATTGCCGTCATGCCCCGTCGGGCCGCACTGGAGATCCGCGGTAATGGATCGGTGAAGTCAGTCATTCTCGCCGACCTGACGCCGGCAGGTGAACCCGACCTGGAGACCGCCCGCGAGGTTGAGGTCGACCTCGTCTGTACCTCAGGAGGTCTCGCCCCGTTGACCGAGCTGCCGGAGATCGCCGGCTGTCGGATCTCCTACGTGGCTGAGTGGGACGCATCTGTGCCCCTGCACGGTCCCGCGCTTGAGACGACCGCCGAGGGCGTCTTCGTTGCTGGGAGCGTCACGGGGGTCGAGGGTGCGCCGATTGCAGCGCTTCAGGGCCGTCTTGCCGGCTATGCGGTCGCTAGTGCCGCGGGACGGATGCCGCGCGGCGAGTACGATGCGGAAC
This genomic stretch from bacterium harbors:
- a CDS encoding (2Fe-2S)-binding protein, which produces MANGRVLDHPLLGPLPDVPAVTFCFNGQPVQAREGETIAAALWAAGIKTLRYTGSGREPRGVYCGIGHCYDCRVTVDGVPDVRACLEPVRAGLQVEGLWERQGPSADKVSD
- a CDS encoding FAD-dependent oxidoreductase; amino-acid sequence: MQVDVAIIGAGPAGLAAAAAAAEHGLNTIILDEGLEPGGRLLSQVHEISEAGRAGHVWNGPRVAADLAAAAKNAGAQFCLRSTVWGLFPGWRIMLHGPGPAEIEAARLIVATGAMQLPVALPGWTLPGVMTVGAAQSMINHHRVLPGRRAVLIGIDLLALTVAQQLTSVGVEVAGVVMPAPGPLTGPPADLGRVVDELLRLGAWAPAAGLRLAGCVLQGFAASHLVARLFPPDGVRVWDIAVMPRRAALEIRGNGSVKSVILADLTPAGEPDLETAREVEVDLVCTSGGLAPLTELPEIAGCRISYVAEWDASVPLHGPALETTAEGVFVAGSVTGVEGAPIAALQGRLAGYAVASAAGRMPRGEYDAELQRVQKELNDIRRHAIPLWRNIAAGRAAIAGSWQEARRGAQA